The proteins below come from a single Deltaproteobacteria bacterium genomic window:
- the ptsP gene encoding phosphoenolpyruvate--protein phosphotransferase, which produces MTVTATEATAAARPVRRTSGRNWGLLLIEDVGTVIAHAQDVRASLREIVELLADRLDMEVCSLYVYDAPHRQLVLAATKGLDPGSVGKVTMRVDEGLTGYAIEKMEPVMAVDALAHPRYKYFPETGEERYHSFMGVPVIDKREPLGVLVVQTSRRRRFTRDQIRLLKAITVPVSGLLVRAQLQESLRTKEEERRSAHDRMVEVTQRLQAYERVEAPVRAPGAPGRLSGLGASPGFGIGRAHLLTPIVSFAALPARRKGSAKRELTRLRSAIDHSIEEIARLGRRVAVTLPEFDAAIFEAQGMLLTDPHLIGRLEALIQAGDSAEHALEQVIGNMLAEFTRLDDAYMRDRVTDIKDIGQRVLRNLLGVTERHTPATSTFVVVAHELTLSDLSMLEQQGLKGIVLATGGVTSHASILAKSLEIATVVGVGHLAETLREGDQLIVDGNAGTVYVNPPADIVREYERLGREYRAFNRELETLRELPAMTRDGHQIALTANVGLLGDLVLALHHGAEGVGLYRTEFPFMSHRDFLTEDEQVELYRLMLQRLEGRPIAIRTLDMGADKYPSYLRLPREDNPFLGWRSIRISLEMPEIFSVQLRAILRASAYGDVRILFPMISGLEEIRRVKELLGQAQDDVRREGHAFNENMAIGVMIEVPSAVRLAPLLSQEVDFLSIGTNDLIQYLLAVDRNNPKVAPLYEPLHPAVLRAIADTVAAAKAAGKRVTICGEMAADPACTLMLIGLGLDGLSMGPFFIPVIKRLIRSVDLSRARQLAAELLTLATVKEIKGCLFEGMRSLGVIDFMDMYH; this is translated from the coding sequence ATGACCGTCACAGCGACAGAAGCCACAGCGGCCGCACGGCCGGTTCGCCGCACCAGCGGACGCAACTGGGGGCTGTTGCTGATCGAAGACGTCGGCACCGTGATCGCCCACGCGCAGGATGTGCGTGCATCGCTGCGTGAGATCGTGGAGCTGCTCGCGGATCGGCTCGACATGGAGGTGTGCTCCCTCTACGTCTACGATGCGCCCCACCGCCAATTGGTATTGGCCGCCACCAAGGGCCTCGACCCGGGGTCGGTGGGCAAGGTCACGATGCGGGTCGACGAAGGACTGACCGGCTACGCCATCGAGAAAATGGAGCCGGTGATGGCCGTCGATGCGCTGGCGCACCCGCGGTACAAGTATTTTCCGGAAACCGGCGAAGAGCGCTACCACTCGTTCATGGGGGTGCCGGTGATCGACAAGCGCGAGCCGCTCGGCGTGTTGGTGGTGCAGACGTCGCGCCGGCGGCGTTTCACGCGCGATCAAATTCGGTTGCTCAAGGCGATTACGGTGCCGGTGAGTGGGCTGCTGGTCCGCGCGCAGCTCCAGGAGAGTTTGCGCACCAAGGAAGAGGAGCGGCGCTCAGCCCACGACCGCATGGTCGAAGTGACCCAGCGCTTGCAGGCCTACGAGCGGGTTGAGGCGCCCGTCCGCGCACCGGGGGCACCGGGACGCTTGTCGGGGCTGGGTGCGTCGCCCGGCTTCGGGATCGGCCGCGCACATTTGCTGACTCCCATCGTGAGTTTCGCCGCGCTGCCGGCGCGGCGAAAGGGATCGGCGAAGCGGGAGTTGACGCGCCTGCGCAGCGCGATCGATCACTCGATTGAAGAGATTGCCCGCCTCGGACGGCGGGTCGCGGTCACGTTACCCGAGTTCGACGCCGCGATCTTCGAAGCCCAGGGCATGCTGCTGACCGATCCGCACTTGATTGGTCGTCTCGAAGCCTTGATCCAGGCCGGCGACAGCGCCGAGCACGCGCTCGAACAGGTCATCGGGAACATGCTTGCGGAGTTCACCCGACTCGACGACGCGTACATGCGCGATCGGGTCACCGACATCAAGGACATCGGCCAACGGGTGCTGCGCAATCTCTTGGGCGTCACCGAGCGCCACACCCCGGCCACGAGTACGTTTGTGGTGGTGGCGCATGAGTTGACACTATCGGACTTGTCGATGCTGGAGCAGCAGGGGCTCAAAGGTATCGTGCTGGCCACCGGCGGCGTGACCTCGCACGCGTCGATTCTGGCCAAGTCACTCGAGATCGCGACGGTGGTCGGCGTCGGGCATCTCGCCGAGACTCTGCGCGAGGGCGATCAACTGATTGTCGATGGCAACGCCGGCACGGTGTATGTGAATCCGCCCGCTGACATCGTGCGCGAGTACGAGCGCCTCGGGCGCGAGTATCGGGCATTCAATCGCGAGTTGGAGACCTTGCGGGAGCTGCCGGCGATGACGCGCGACGGACATCAGATCGCGCTCACCGCCAACGTCGGGTTGCTCGGCGATTTGGTCCTGGCGCTTCACCATGGAGCCGAGGGCGTGGGGCTGTATCGCACGGAGTTCCCGTTCATGTCGCACCGCGACTTCTTGACCGAAGACGAACAGGTGGAACTCTATCGCCTTATGCTGCAACGGCTGGAGGGACGGCCGATCGCGATTCGCACGCTCGACATGGGTGCCGACAAGTATCCGTCGTACTTGCGACTGCCGCGCGAGGACAATCCGTTTCTCGGCTGGCGCTCGATTCGCATCTCACTCGAGATGCCGGAGATCTTCAGCGTGCAGTTGCGGGCGATTTTGCGCGCCAGTGCGTACGGCGACGTGCGCATTCTGTTTCCGATGATCTCCGGGCTCGAGGAGATCCGACGCGTCAAGGAGTTGCTGGGGCAAGCGCAGGACGACGTGCGGCGCGAGGGCCACGCGTTCAACGAGAACATGGCGATCGGGGTGATGATCGAGGTACCTTCGGCGGTGCGCCTGGCGCCCTTGCTCAGTCAGGAAGTCGACTTTCTCAGTATCGGCACCAACGATTTGATTCAGTACCTGCTGGCGGTCGACCGCAACAACCCCAAGGTGGCGCCGCTCTATGAGCCGCTGCACCCGGCGGTACTGCGGGCCATTGCCGATACCGTGGCGGCGGCCAAGGCGGCCGGAAAACGGGTGACCATCTGCGGCGAGATGGCCGCCGACCCAGCCTGCACATTGATGCTGATCGGGTTGGGGCTCGATGGCCTCAGCATGGGCCCGTTCTTCATCCCGGTGATCAAGCGCCTCATCCGCTCGGTCGATCTGAGCCGCGCCCGCCAACTGGCGGCGGAGTTGCTCACCCTCGCAACCGTGAAAGAGATCAAAGGATGTCTCTTCGAGGGCATGCGCTCGCTGGGCGTTATCGACTTCATGGACATGTATCACTGA
- a CDS encoding ABC transporter permease subunit produces MSFLALFRKELRSYFVSPLFYVVAAVFSCLCGFFFYTRLIFFVEYGFGVNILGNFWLAFLAGAPYSISMVLLLVMPLLTMRLLAEEKKLGTIELLLTYPLRDRTILAAKYTACASILLVLLAGTLVYPAYLSVLQPLPWAPLLSGYLGLLFLGLSFIACGLFISALTENQVVAAIATLGILLLCFVLTWNEAATSPPVLRVLAQMSMFDHFETLARGVIDARDILYFVFFISFFNFLTLRALESRTWRGR; encoded by the coding sequence GTGAGCTTCCTCGCGTTGTTTCGCAAAGAGCTGCGGTCGTACTTCGTGTCGCCACTGTTCTACGTGGTGGCGGCGGTGTTCTCGTGTTTGTGCGGCTTCTTTTTTTACACCCGCTTGATCTTCTTCGTGGAGTACGGTTTTGGCGTGAACATTCTCGGCAACTTCTGGCTCGCGTTTCTTGCCGGAGCCCCGTATTCGATTTCGATGGTACTGTTGCTGGTGATGCCGCTGCTGACCATGCGCCTGTTGGCCGAGGAGAAGAAGCTGGGCACCATCGAGCTGCTGCTCACCTATCCGTTGCGCGACCGCACCATCCTCGCTGCCAAGTACACCGCGTGCGCGAGCATCCTCTTGGTGCTGCTGGCCGGCACGTTGGTGTACCCGGCCTACCTCTCCGTGCTCCAGCCGTTGCCGTGGGCGCCATTGCTGAGCGGCTATCTCGGCCTGCTGTTTCTCGGTTTGAGCTTCATCGCGTGCGGCCTGTTCATCTCCGCTCTGACGGAGAATCAGGTCGTCGCGGCGATCGCCACGCTCGGCATTCTGCTGTTGTGTTTCGTGCTGACCTGGAACGAAGCGGCCACCAGTCCGCCCGTGCTGCGCGTCTTGGCGCAGATGTCGATGTTCGATCACTTTGAAACCCTGGCACGCGGCGTGATTGACGCGCGCGACATTCTCTACTTCGTGTTCTTCATCAGTTTCTTCAATTTTCTGACCTTGCGAGCGCTCGAATCGCGCACCTGGCGCGGGCGATGA
- a CDS encoding DUF493 domain-containing protein, with protein sequence MKDDAALELPDFHTFKVFGRRSEEFSEQVRATIAATVGPIPLDSMKIRASAQGRYVCVSITTFVHSREQLERVYADLRSQTDMLLFL encoded by the coding sequence ATGAAGGACGACGCGGCGCTCGAACTTCCGGACTTCCACACCTTCAAGGTCTTCGGCCGTCGCAGCGAGGAGTTCTCAGAGCAGGTGCGCGCCACCATCGCCGCCACGGTCGGGCCGATCCCACTGGACAGCATGAAGATCCGCGCCAGCGCCCAGGGCCGGTACGTGTGCGTCTCGATCACGACCTTCGTCCACAGCCGTGAGCAACTCGAACGCGTCTACGCGGACCTGCGCTCGCAGACAGACATGCTGCTCTTCCTCTGA
- the gshB gene encoding glutathione synthase: MRILYVIDPLANLNLETETSLLIMEEAARRGHENLISTIDDLYLSDTQARAGARTITLDLTQQPFYRLGNQSDLALGELDLVVMRKDPPIDAAYLAATFILECAAARVPVINDPVSLRTVNEKLLPLAFPAFTPPTLVTNNPQRVADFVAHHGRSILKPLDDCSGRGIRILPAGALSPIDTGGRFVLVQQFIDAVSEGDKRIFLLAGDVLGAVNRIPRHPDQLANIHQGARVAPTTITARDHEIIAAVAPMLIARGLWMAGIDVIGSYLTEINVTSPSAARQINAVSGTHIEKELVDFLETKARR, encoded by the coding sequence ATGCGCATTTTGTACGTCATCGATCCGCTCGCGAACCTCAACCTCGAGACCGAGACCTCGCTCCTGATCATGGAAGAAGCGGCGCGCCGGGGTCACGAGAATCTGATCAGCACCATCGACGATCTCTATCTCAGCGACACCCAGGCGCGCGCCGGCGCGCGCACCATTACGCTCGATCTGACGCAGCAGCCGTTCTACCGACTCGGCAACCAATCCGATCTCGCCTTGGGCGAACTCGATCTCGTGGTGATGCGCAAGGACCCGCCGATAGATGCGGCCTATCTCGCGGCCACCTTCATCCTCGAATGCGCGGCGGCCCGGGTGCCGGTGATCAATGACCCGGTTTCGCTACGGACGGTGAACGAGAAGCTTCTGCCGCTCGCCTTTCCGGCCTTTACGCCGCCGACGCTGGTGACCAACAATCCGCAGCGGGTCGCCGACTTCGTCGCGCACCACGGCCGATCGATCCTCAAACCGCTCGATGACTGCAGTGGCCGCGGCATCCGCATCCTGCCGGCGGGCGCGCTCTCGCCCATCGACACCGGCGGGCGCTTCGTCCTGGTGCAGCAATTCATCGACGCCGTGAGCGAAGGCGACAAGCGGATCTTTCTGCTCGCCGGCGACGTGCTCGGCGCGGTGAATCGCATCCCGCGCCACCCCGACCAACTCGCCAACATCCATCAAGGCGCCCGGGTCGCGCCCACAACGATCACCGCGCGGGACCACGAGATCATCGCCGCGGTGGCGCCGATGCTGATCGCGCGCGGCCTGTGGATGGCCGGCATCGACGTGATCGGCAGCTACCTCACCGAGATCAACGTGACGAGCCCGTCCGCCGCGCGCCAGATCAACGCCGTCTCGGGCACGCACATCGAGAAGGAGCTGGTGGACTTCCTCGAAACCAAAGCCCGGCGCTGA
- a CDS encoding hybrid sensor histidine kinase/response regulator, protein MMARQTVLVVDDEPASVRTVQRTLADQCQVLTAGSGPEGLRLLESESVALIIADHRMPEMTGTEFLARSATLHPDAIRVLLTGYTDIDTVVGAINTGQVYYYLTKPWEARELQLVVQRGLERYEAEQERRRLLRELEQACGRARREAEQKGRLLTMAAHELGTPLHVLLNALDLLSMLDLPASAEPWLRTAQRNTDWLARGLAQMSTAARARNDGLRLRPALVQLAGLWTSVCDELRAHMSTRALTLTAQVADGLPTIEADATWLHHAVMGVVSNAIRFTPDGGSVTITAAAATDRVTLSVRDTGIGIDPVHVEDIFEPFSAAGGDPFLHASGSLAFGARGLGLGLAIARAIVTLHGGTISVVSTPRVGSCFTIELPLRFKAVPVERMK, encoded by the coding sequence ATGATGGCGCGACAGACCGTGTTGGTGGTCGATGACGAGCCGGCGAGTGTGCGGACCGTGCAGCGGACGCTGGCGGACCAGTGTCAGGTGCTGACGGCGGGTAGCGGGCCGGAGGGTTTGCGGCTGCTCGAATCCGAATCTGTCGCATTGATCATCGCCGATCATCGCATGCCCGAGATGACCGGGACCGAGTTCTTGGCGCGCAGCGCCACGCTGCATCCCGACGCGATCCGCGTGTTGCTGACGGGCTACACTGACATTGATACGGTGGTGGGCGCCATCAATACCGGCCAAGTCTACTATTATCTGACCAAGCCATGGGAGGCGCGCGAGCTGCAGTTGGTGGTGCAGCGAGGCCTCGAACGTTACGAAGCCGAGCAGGAGCGGCGGCGGCTGTTGCGCGAACTCGAGCAGGCGTGCGGGCGCGCGCGTCGCGAAGCGGAACAAAAGGGTCGGCTGCTCACCATGGCGGCGCACGAACTCGGTACGCCGTTGCACGTGCTGCTCAATGCACTCGATCTGCTGAGTATGCTCGACCTGCCCGCGAGCGCGGAGCCATGGCTGCGCACGGCGCAGCGCAACACCGACTGGTTAGCGCGCGGGCTGGCGCAGATGAGTACCGCCGCGCGGGCGCGGAACGATGGATTGCGGCTGCGGCCGGCACTAGTGCAGCTCGCGGGGCTGTGGACGAGTGTTTGCGATGAGCTACGCGCGCACATGAGCACGCGCGCGCTCACGCTGACGGCGCAAGTGGCCGACGGCTTGCCGACCATCGAAGCGGACGCAACGTGGCTGCATCATGCTGTGATGGGTGTCGTCTCGAATGCGATTCGCTTCACTCCCGATGGCGGTAGCGTGACGATCACGGCCGCGGCGGCCACGGATCGGGTGACGCTGTCGGTGCGCGACACCGGCATCGGCATCGATCCCGTCCACGTTGAGGACATCTTCGAGCCGTTCTCGGCGGCCGGCGGCGATCCGTTTCTGCATGCGTCGGGATCGCTGGCGTTTGGCGCGCGCGGACTCGGTTTGGGTCTGGCGATCGCGCGGGCGATCGTGACGCTGCACGGCGGGACGATCTCGGTGGTGAGCACGCCGCGGGTGGGGAGTTGCTTCACCATCGAACTGCCGCTGCGGTTCAAAGCTGTGCCGGTCGAGCGAATGAAGTAG
- the amrB gene encoding AmmeMemoRadiSam system protein B, with the protein MRRVKPAHLAGTWYESSAERLRDQTDALLAAAAPAVAPVRVAGITVPHAAYRYSGAVAATAYRLVQGGPYRRAVIVAPSHRTLLPGAAMLDVDAFSTPLGEVPVDTDALGLLGGHALVRRDPEPFAVEHSIEVQLPLLQRVLPAVAVVPLLLGGLDPDEVDEFGCLLECLAGPATLFIVSTDFAHYGAKFDYLPFAPCDAEAVRTGLRQLDMGAIDRVVAGDLAGFQRYVADTAITICGQIPMAVFLAWNGAQRRGTLLRYATSLDVTGDYQHSVSYAAIVFGTP; encoded by the coding sequence ATGAGGCGAGTGAAGCCGGCGCACCTGGCCGGCACCTGGTACGAAAGCAGCGCCGAGCGGTTGCGTGATCAAACCGATGCACTGCTCGCGGCTGCGGCGCCCGCGGTTGCGCCGGTTCGCGTGGCGGGGATCACAGTGCCGCACGCGGCCTATCGTTATTCGGGCGCGGTCGCGGCGACGGCCTATCGCCTGGTCCAAGGCGGTCCGTATCGGCGCGCGGTGATCGTGGCGCCGAGTCATCGAACGCTCCTGCCCGGCGCCGCGATGCTCGACGTCGACGCCTTCAGCACGCCACTGGGCGAAGTGCCGGTGGATACCGATGCGCTTGGGCTGCTCGGCGGACACGCGTTGGTGCGGCGTGATCCCGAGCCGTTTGCGGTCGAGCATTCAATCGAGGTCCAACTGCCCTTGCTCCAACGTGTGTTGCCGGCGGTGGCGGTGGTTCCGCTGCTGCTCGGTGGGCTCGACCCTGATGAGGTGGACGAGTTCGGCTGCCTGCTCGAGTGCCTTGCTGGACCCGCGACGCTGTTCATCGTCAGTACCGACTTTGCCCACTACGGGGCGAAGTTCGATTACCTGCCGTTTGCGCCGTGCGATGCGGAGGCGGTGCGGACGGGTTTGCGGCAGCTCGACATGGGCGCCATCGATCGCGTCGTCGCCGGCGATCTCGCGGGCTTTCAACGCTATGTCGCCGATACCGCGATCACCATTTGCGGGCAGATTCCGATGGCGGTGTTTCTCGCATGGAACGGCGCGCAGCGGCGTGGCACGTTGCTGCGCTACGCCACGTCGCTCGATGTCACCGGCGACTACCAGCACTCGGTGAGTTACGCGGCGATCGTGTTTGGCACGCCGTGA
- a CDS encoding DUF4878 domain-containing protein codes for MRRRVLTVIAIALLAVAGGARAESISPEETVNRYLTAMKAGKFADAYDYVSKDMAQNKNREEWAKEQQWVMQATEAKIFEFKVYPGKIDGESARVPNILSSQDKFLNQLGVEEQELYTLVREDGKWKINQQQIVEKADIPKWFPAVAEPQKPQAP; via the coding sequence GTGCGGCGACGGGTGCTGACGGTCATAGCGATTGCTCTGCTCGCCGTCGCCGGTGGAGCGCGCGCGGAATCCATCAGTCCTGAGGAAACGGTGAACCGTTACCTGACCGCGATGAAGGCTGGGAAATTCGCCGACGCCTACGACTATGTTTCGAAAGACATGGCGCAAAACAAGAACCGTGAGGAGTGGGCGAAGGAACAGCAGTGGGTGATGCAGGCGACGGAGGCCAAGATTTTCGAGTTCAAGGTGTACCCGGGCAAGATCGACGGCGAGTCCGCGCGCGTTCCCAACATCCTCAGCTCGCAGGATAAGTTTCTCAACCAATTGGGGGTGGAGGAGCAAGAGCTGTACACCCTCGTTCGTGAAGACGGCAAGTGGAAGATCAATCAACAGCAGATCGTCGAGAAGGCCGACATCCCCAAGTGGTTTCCCGCCGTCGCGGAGCCGCAGAAACCGCAGGCGCCTTGA
- a CDS encoding ATP-binding cassette domain-containing protein gives MIVVEHLTKQFGAHRAVDDVSFRVERGEIIGLLGPNGSGKTTMMRILTGFFPPTAGLARVAGFDVTTEAMRLRRQIGYLPETTALYPDIRVEAFLRFCADVRGLGRAGRARVGAVMHDCGLTEVAQRLIGKLSKGYRQRVGLAQALLHEPAVLILDEPTVGLDPRQIIEIRSLIANLRGRTTVLLSTHILPEVSTTCDRVVIIDRGRKVAEDSAAALSRHVAGSERTLVRVDGPAASVCAAVRAVAGVERVEVSNGMTERAVSVVAYSAEGTPDVGRAIAAAVVQQGWGLLEMRPLPLTLEDLFVRLVTSEHGSARDETAAVS, from the coding sequence ATGATCGTAGTCGAGCACCTCACGAAGCAGTTCGGCGCGCATCGCGCCGTCGACGACGTGTCCTTCCGCGTCGAGCGCGGGGAGATCATCGGCCTGCTCGGCCCCAACGGATCGGGTAAGACGACGATGATGCGCATCCTCACCGGCTTCTTTCCGCCAACCGCGGGCCTGGCGCGCGTGGCGGGCTTCGATGTGACGACAGAAGCCATGCGGCTGCGCCGGCAGATCGGCTACTTACCCGAAACCACCGCGCTCTATCCGGATATCCGGGTCGAGGCGTTTCTGCGTTTCTGCGCCGACGTGCGCGGTCTCGGCCGCGCCGGACGCGCGCGCGTTGGGGCAGTGATGCACGACTGCGGATTGACGGAGGTCGCGCAGCGCCTGATCGGCAAACTCTCGAAAGGCTATCGCCAGCGCGTCGGCCTCGCGCAAGCGCTGCTGCACGAACCGGCGGTGCTGATCCTCGATGAACCGACGGTTGGACTCGATCCGCGCCAGATCATCGAGATCCGCTCGCTGATCGCCAATCTACGCGGCCGCACCACGGTGCTGCTCAGTACCCATATTCTGCCGGAAGTCAGCACCACCTGCGATCGCGTGGTGATCATCGATCGCGGCCGCAAGGTGGCGGAAGATAGCGCGGCGGCGTTGTCGCGTCACGTGGCGGGCAGCGAACGGACGCTGGTGCGGGTGGACGGGCCGGCGGCGTCGGTGTGCGCCGCCGTGCGAGCCGTGGCAGGCGTCGAGCGCGTCGAGGTGAGCAACGGCATGACCGAGCGGGCGGTGAGTGTGGTGGCGTATTCCGCGGAAGGTACGCCGGACGTCGGACGCGCCATTGCCGCGGCCGTGGTGCAGCAGGGGTGGGGCCTGCTCGAGATGCGGCCGCTGCCACTGACGCTCGAGGATCTCTTCGTCCGGCTGGTGACGAGTGAGCACGGCAGCGCGCGTGACGAGACGGCGGCTGTATCGTGA
- a CDS encoding MMPL family transporter, whose product MAINYEVPEDKRLLYWLGDKLIDYRHPVSIVVLLITAMFAYWSFQLSLVTSFGELLPQNHAYVKIHNRFSKDFGGANNIMVMLQVKEGSIFNQATLNKIWNMTVGLDQVYGVNHNQIDSIAHRTVRYLKVAAGGTMRAQPVMLEPLKNEEEAAAIRRIVHNAENIYGLLVSLDDKAALIRGNFIEGRLDYKRIFKDVNEKVIEPFQDENTEIFVAGEPRLYGWVYYYAGDVFFILVVTYCIEWVLRWMYFHDWRGALRPTITGLIAAFWGLGFIHLIGLALDPLMLVMPFLITARAVSHAIQMHDRYYEEFEKCGWNKRRAIVASFGELFVPTLSGISTDAFGVLVILLVPVVMLQKLAVTASWWILAITISEMMLNPIVYYYLKAPEPELVMLRERGAFRRWIEGFVAKLLTPTGRWVTLAAWGSGTLVAIYFLRGLTIGDPTSASPLVWDNSPYNVAHHAIQEKFGGVEPLIVVAEGLDKDAMKDPHTLRTMEKFQRRLERDPGIGYSFSLADIIRAVNMVFHELEPKWGVIPNNWVDVGGLFFIYFSGSPPTETAKYVDPSYTTAHVTFFCKDHKGDNIRRIIHRSKEFILGTQIRDLGIDVAEEEGAVVIKKVYPDPAWEKAGPSWIVSETAAGEKGDGPFRSGDRVVKLGRSPVTNMESFLAALTKETANSSLIDVQVRRGGQVVDSTISVPWKAVFKLAGGLIGVLAAANEELVKNDALMNFLGFFTIWVILLFTYRSFACGLYLLGPLILSNVMVNAYMAINGIGVNIHTLPLVTVGVGFGIDYGLYIVSRVIEEIRIRGNLEDSVREALVTSGKAVTFTAVTMIISTAFWISSHIRFNAEMGLLLAIWMGISYVGSQTLTPVLIVMLKPRFIMKEAKHAAGRTRIHEQAATA is encoded by the coding sequence ATGGCGATCAATTACGAAGTTCCGGAAGACAAGCGCCTGCTGTACTGGTTGGGCGACAAGCTGATCGACTATCGACACCCCGTCTCGATCGTCGTGTTGCTGATCACCGCCATGTTCGCGTACTGGAGCTTCCAGCTCAGTCTGGTGACCAGCTTTGGCGAACTCCTCCCGCAGAACCACGCGTACGTGAAGATCCACAACCGCTTCTCCAAGGACTTTGGCGGTGCCAACAACATCATGGTCATGCTGCAGGTCAAAGAGGGCAGCATCTTCAACCAGGCGACGCTCAACAAGATCTGGAACATGACGGTCGGCCTCGACCAAGTCTACGGGGTCAACCACAATCAGATTGATTCGATCGCGCATCGCACCGTGCGCTATCTGAAGGTAGCGGCCGGCGGTACCATGCGTGCCCAGCCGGTGATGTTGGAGCCGCTCAAGAACGAGGAAGAGGCAGCCGCGATCCGGCGCATCGTCCACAACGCGGAGAACATCTACGGGCTCTTGGTGTCGCTCGATGACAAGGCCGCACTGATTCGCGGGAACTTCATCGAAGGACGCCTCGACTACAAGCGCATCTTCAAGGACGTCAACGAAAAGGTCATCGAACCGTTTCAGGACGAGAACACCGAGATCTTCGTCGCTGGCGAGCCGCGCCTTTACGGCTGGGTCTACTACTATGCGGGCGACGTGTTCTTCATCTTGGTTGTGACCTATTGCATTGAATGGGTGCTGCGCTGGATGTACTTCCACGACTGGCGCGGCGCCTTGCGGCCGACCATTACCGGGTTGATCGCGGCCTTCTGGGGCCTCGGCTTCATTCATCTGATTGGCCTGGCGCTCGACCCGCTCATGTTGGTGATGCCGTTTCTCATCACCGCTCGCGCGGTCAGCCACGCGATCCAGATGCACGACCGCTACTACGAGGAGTTTGAGAAGTGCGGTTGGAACAAGCGGCGCGCGATCGTCGCTTCGTTTGGCGAACTGTTCGTGCCGACACTCTCCGGTATCTCGACCGACGCCTTTGGCGTGTTGGTGATCCTCCTGGTGCCAGTCGTGATGCTGCAGAAGTTGGCGGTGACCGCGTCGTGGTGGATTCTGGCGATCACGATTTCCGAGATGATGCTCAATCCCATCGTGTACTACTATCTCAAGGCGCCCGAGCCGGAGCTGGTCATGTTGCGCGAGCGCGGCGCCTTTCGCCGATGGATCGAGGGCTTTGTCGCCAAGCTCCTAACGCCCACGGGGCGCTGGGTCACCTTGGCGGCGTGGGGCAGCGGAACACTGGTAGCCATCTACTTCCTGCGCGGCCTCACCATCGGCGATCCGACCTCGGCCTCGCCGCTGGTGTGGGACAATTCGCCGTACAATGTGGCGCATCACGCCATTCAGGAGAAGTTCGGCGGCGTCGAGCCGCTCATCGTTGTTGCCGAAGGTTTGGACAAGGACGCGATGAAGGATCCGCACACGCTGCGCACGATGGAGAAATTCCAGCGCCGCCTCGAACGCGATCCCGGCATCGGCTACAGCTTCTCGCTCGCCGATATCATTCGCGCGGTCAACATGGTGTTCCACGAACTGGAACCCAAGTGGGGGGTGATTCCGAACAACTGGGTGGATGTCGGCGGCCTCTTCTTCATCTACTTCTCGGGTTCGCCGCCGACCGAGACCGCCAAGTACGTCGATCCAAGCTACACGACGGCGCACGTCACGTTCTTCTGCAAGGATCACAAGGGCGACAACATCCGTCGCATCATCCACCGCAGCAAGGAGTTCATTCTCGGAACGCAGATCCGTGACCTCGGCATCGACGTTGCCGAGGAAGAAGGGGCGGTGGTGATCAAGAAGGTCTACCCCGACCCCGCGTGGGAAAAAGCCGGCCCGTCGTGGATCGTGTCGGAGACCGCCGCCGGCGAAAAAGGCGATGGCCCTTTCCGCTCGGGCGACCGTGTCGTTAAACTCGGCCGCTCGCCGGTCACCAACATGGAAAGCTTCTTGGCGGCGCTCACCAAGGAAACCGCCAACAGCAGCTTGATCGATGTGCAAGTGCGCCGCGGCGGCCAAGTCGTCGACAGCACCATCTCGGTGCCGTGGAAGGCGGTCTTCAAGCTCGCCGGTGGGTTGATCGGCGTGCTCGCTGCCGCCAATGAAGAGCTGGTCAAAAACGACGCGCTGATGAACTTCCTTGGCTTCTTCACCATCTGGGTCATTTTGCTGTTCACCTACCGCTCGTTCGCCTGCGGTCTGTACCTGCTCGGGCCGCTGATTCTCTCGAACGTGATGGTCAACGCCTACATGGCGATCAACGGCATCGGCGTGAACATCCACACTCTGCCGCTGGTCACCGTCGGTGTCGGTTTCGGGATCGACTACGGTCTCTACATCGTCAGTCGCGTGATTGAAGAGATCCGAATCCGCGGTAATCTCGAAGACTCAGTACGCGAGGCGCTGGTCACGTCGGGCAAAGCGGTGACGTTTACCGCCGTCACGATGATTATCAGCACGGCCTTCTGGATCAGTTCGCACATCCGGTTCAACGCGGAGATGGGATTGCTGCTGGCGATCTGGATGGGGATCAGTTACGTCGGCTCGCAGACGTTGACGCCCGTGTTGATCGTGATGCTGAAGCCACGTTTCATCATGAAGGAAGCCAAGCACGCGGCCGGGCGCACCCGCATACACGAGCAGGCCGCGACCGCGTAG